In Pedobacter sp. W3I1, one DNA window encodes the following:
- a CDS encoding VOC family protein: MIKGLFETHIYVEDLARSIDFYSNTLGLTQCHYEEERKIAFFWIGKPKEAMLGIWEKPKAEIDIRHFAFRCDVEDVLNKSVSFLESKNLKPYNFLNNGNHEPMVFAWMPAMAIYFNDPDGHVLEFIAILEGEGRPGLDVVSYEDWLNINISTR; this comes from the coding sequence ATGATAAAGGGACTCTTTGAAACACATATTTATGTCGAAGATTTAGCAAGATCGATCGATTTTTATAGCAATACCTTGGGCTTAACACAATGCCATTATGAAGAAGAACGTAAAATTGCATTTTTCTGGATAGGGAAGCCAAAAGAAGCCATGCTGGGGATCTGGGAAAAACCAAAAGCTGAAATTGATATCAGACATTTTGCCTTCCGTTGCGACGTAGAAGATGTACTGAACAAATCAGTTAGCTTTCTCGAATCTAAAAACTTAAAGCCATATAATTTTCTTAACAATGGAAACCACGAGCCAATGGTTTTCGCCTGGATGCCTGCCATGGCCATTTATTTTAACGACCCCGACGGGCATGTATTAGAATTTATTGCCATTTTAGAGGGAGAGGGAAGGCCCGGGCTAGACGTAGTTTCTTACGAAGATTGGTTAAACATTAATATATCAACCCGCTAG
- a CDS encoding MBOAT family protein produces the protein MLFNSFSFAAFLPIVFILYWVLGKERLRAQNILLLGASYFFYACWDWRFMFLLIFSTLLDYFTGLKMMESKNNRSKKFWFWLSISINLGFLGIFKYYNFFAGSFADAIANFGLQVNPWTLKVILPVGISFYTFHGLSYVIDIYKNRIPAEKNFIDYSLFVSFFPLLVAGPIERATHLLPQIKKERSFDYSKAIDGLRQILWGLFKKIVIADQCANYANIIFNHSGEYSGSTLLLGAILFAFQIYGDFSGYSDIALGTARLFGIELLRNFAFPYFSRDIAEFWRRWHISLSTWFRDYLYIPLGGSKGGTWVKVRNTFIIFLVSGFWHGANWTFIIWGLLNALFIMPSIVFNTNRSNLDTVAQGKTFPSLKEFATITLTFGLTVFAWIFFRANSVQHAFNIISTIGSESFFTIPAILPVKLFLLLALFILIEWNGRMEQYAIARFALSWPKPIRWGIYYGLVLVIFFFAGAEQQFIYFQF, from the coding sequence ATGCTTTTTAACTCTTTTAGCTTTGCTGCTTTTTTACCCATAGTTTTTATCCTGTATTGGGTTTTGGGAAAAGAACGTCTAAGAGCTCAAAATATATTATTGCTGGGTGCCAGCTATTTCTTTTACGCCTGCTGGGATTGGCGGTTTATGTTCCTGCTCATTTTTTCCACCTTACTGGATTATTTCACAGGTTTAAAAATGATGGAAAGCAAAAATAACAGGTCCAAAAAATTTTGGTTCTGGCTGAGTATCTCCATTAATCTGGGGTTTTTAGGAATTTTTAAATACTACAATTTCTTTGCCGGTTCTTTTGCTGATGCCATTGCGAATTTTGGTCTTCAGGTAAATCCATGGACATTAAAAGTCATTTTACCTGTTGGCATATCGTTTTACACTTTTCATGGTTTGTCGTATGTAATCGATATTTATAAGAACCGGATACCGGCAGAGAAAAATTTTATCGATTATTCTTTATTTGTAAGTTTCTTTCCGCTCCTGGTTGCCGGGCCTATAGAACGGGCCACACACCTGCTTCCTCAGATCAAAAAAGAGAGATCTTTTGACTACAGCAAGGCGATTGATGGTTTACGACAGATTTTATGGGGTTTGTTTAAAAAAATCGTTATTGCTGATCAATGTGCCAATTATGCCAATATCATTTTTAATCATTCTGGAGAATATTCAGGAAGTACTTTATTGCTTGGAGCCATCCTTTTTGCCTTTCAGATTTATGGCGATTTCTCGGGCTATTCTGATATCGCCTTAGGTACAGCACGTTTATTTGGGATAGAATTATTAAGAAACTTTGCATTCCCTTATTTCTCCAGAGATATTGCCGAGTTCTGGCGCAGGTGGCATATCTCGCTATCTACCTGGTTTAGGGATTACCTTTACATTCCCTTGGGTGGAAGCAAAGGCGGAACCTGGGTAAAAGTACGGAACACGTTTATCATCTTTTTAGTAAGCGGTTTCTGGCATGGCGCCAACTGGACCTTCATCATCTGGGGACTACTGAATGCACTCTTTATTATGCCATCCATTGTTTTCAATACCAACCGATCGAACCTCGATACCGTTGCACAAGGAAAAACATTTCCATCCCTAAAAGAATTTGCCACAATCACCCTAACATTTGGTTTAACGGTTTTCGCCTGGATATTCTTCAGGGCAAATTCGGTACAGCATGCTTTCAACATCATATCAACTATTGGTTCCGAATCTTTTTTCACCATTCCAGCAATACTACCGGTTAAACTATTTCTGTTACTAGCTTTATTTATTTTGATAGAATGGAATGGCAGAATGGAACAATACGCCATCGCCAGGTTTGCATTATCGTGGCCAAAACCAATTAGGTG
- a CDS encoding lysophospholipid acyltransferase family protein produces the protein MINKGLSKTGIFLLNTLSLLPLFILYRLADAFYVLIFYVFGYRRKVVKENLVNAFPEKNTSEIKAIEKRFYKFLSSLFIEVIKMKSISKKELNKRVKFKNTDLVEAYLKNNESVLFCSSHYGNYEWVCMAIGLNFSGEHFPIYKPLSSEAFDNWFLTMRSKFGNHMVSMRQTLRAIQSNKNKPSMFTFGSDQAPSKDESNYWTTFLNQESSIQLGLEKIAKKTNRPVFYLKINYLKRGYYEVDCVPICLNPAETAEFEITKMHTHFLEDMIKEAPAYWLWSHRRWKYKPEPKVEIMEKDYNIMDVMA, from the coding sequence ATGATTAATAAAGGGTTATCCAAAACGGGTATATTTTTATTAAATACGCTCTCGCTGTTGCCGCTATTTATTTTATACAGATTGGCGGATGCTTTTTATGTGTTAATATTTTATGTTTTTGGCTACCGCAGGAAAGTGGTTAAAGAAAATCTTGTTAATGCATTTCCCGAAAAAAATACTTCTGAAATTAAGGCCATAGAAAAGCGTTTTTATAAATTTTTGTCTTCACTTTTTATTGAAGTGATCAAAATGAAAAGCATTTCTAAAAAGGAATTAAACAAAAGGGTAAAATTTAAAAATACCGATCTCGTAGAAGCTTATCTCAAAAATAACGAAAGTGTACTTTTCTGCTCGTCACATTATGGCAATTATGAATGGGTGTGTATGGCTATTGGTTTAAACTTTTCAGGCGAACATTTTCCAATTTATAAACCTTTAAGCAGCGAAGCTTTCGATAACTGGTTTCTGACCATGAGAAGCAAATTTGGTAACCACATGGTATCAATGCGCCAAACTTTAAGGGCTATCCAATCCAATAAGAATAAGCCAAGCATGTTTACCTTTGGTAGCGACCAGGCGCCTTCAAAAGACGAATCGAATTACTGGACGACCTTTTTAAATCAGGAATCTTCTATTCAGTTAGGATTGGAGAAAATCGCAAAGAAAACCAACCGTCCGGTTTTTTATCTTAAAATCAATTATTTGAAAAGAGGATATTACGAAGTAGATTGTGTGCCAATTTGTTTAAACCCCGCCGAAACTGCCGAGTTCGAAATTACCAAAATGCATACCCATTTTTTAGAGGATATGATTAAAGAAGCACCTGCTTACTGGTTATGGAGCCATCGCAGATGGAAATACAAACCCGAACCAAAGGTTGAAATCATGGAAAAAGATTACAATATAATGGATGTGATGGCTTAA
- a CDS encoding DUF4180 domain-containing protein produces MKIESHTLNNTNIAEIISEEIIINNADDGLDLLGNLYYQSFDKIIIHERNITPDFFDLKNGIAGEILQKFSNYRVSLAIIGDFSPYQSQSIKDFIYESNKGKHINFLGSTAEALTRLAG; encoded by the coding sequence ATGAAAATTGAATCACATACCCTAAATAATACCAATATTGCCGAAATTATTTCGGAAGAAATCATTATTAATAACGCAGACGATGGATTAGATTTATTAGGAAACTTATACTACCAGAGTTTTGATAAAATCATTATCCATGAGCGCAATATAACGCCTGATTTCTTTGACCTTAAAAATGGAATAGCAGGAGAAATTCTCCAAAAGTTTTCAAATTACCGGGTAAGCCTGGCTATTATTGGCGATTTTAGTCCATATCAAAGCCAAAGTATTAAAGATTTTATTTACGAAAGCAATAAGGGCAAACACATCAATTTTTTGGGTTCGACGGCTGAAGCCCTAACAAGGCTAGCGGGTTGA
- a CDS encoding lysophospholipid acyltransferase family protein yields the protein MIKKGISHLGIFFLGVLSLLPLPVLYILADGTYLLLYFVFGYRRKVVRANLLNALPDRTLHEIAIIEKRFYRYLGSLVFEIVKMSSISKQEIERRFVFKNKEQVQEYLDHGQSVLICSAHYGNWEWGTLGIGLNFSADHYPIYKPLTNPTFDHWFKKVRSKFGNKLIAMRQTMRALQASKDKPSIFSFGNDQAPSKDESHYWTSFMNQASSVQLGIEKIAKRTNQPIFYFKVNVLKRGFYEVDCVPLCLNPAETAEFEITELHTRFLEEIIKAQPEYWLWSHRRWKYRPKPELLLSKNKMLKQA from the coding sequence ATGATTAAAAAGGGGATTTCCCATTTGGGAATATTTTTTTTAGGCGTATTATCTTTGCTCCCATTACCTGTTTTATACATACTGGCCGATGGAACTTATCTCCTGCTATATTTTGTTTTCGGTTATCGCCGCAAAGTCGTTAGGGCAAATTTATTAAATGCACTTCCTGATAGAACATTACACGAGATTGCAATTATCGAAAAGCGGTTTTACCGTTATCTGGGCTCGCTCGTTTTCGAAATTGTTAAAATGAGCAGTATCTCAAAACAGGAGATCGAAAGGCGTTTTGTATTTAAAAACAAAGAACAGGTTCAGGAATATTTAGATCATGGCCAGAGTGTATTGATCTGTTCAGCACATTATGGTAACTGGGAGTGGGGTACTTTGGGTATAGGGCTTAACTTTTCTGCAGATCATTATCCCATTTACAAACCCTTAACAAACCCTACATTTGATCATTGGTTTAAAAAAGTACGAAGTAAATTTGGTAATAAATTAATTGCCATGCGGCAAACGATGCGGGCTTTGCAGGCGAGTAAAGATAAACCGAGCATATTTAGTTTTGGAAATGACCAGGCGCCTTCGAAAGACGAATCGCATTATTGGACAAGTTTTATGAATCAAGCCAGTTCTGTACAGTTAGGAATTGAAAAAATTGCGAAACGTACTAATCAGCCTATATTTTATTTCAAAGTCAATGTGCTGAAACGTGGTTTTTACGAGGTAGATTGTGTGCCACTCTGCTTAAATCCTGCTGAAACTGCTGAGTTCGAAATAACCGAACTGCATACCCGTTTTTTGGAAGAAATAATTAAGGCACAACCCGAATATTGGCTTTGGAGCCATAGGAGATGGAAGTACAGGCCTAAACCAGAACTTCTTCTTAGCAAAAATAAAATGTTAAAACAGGCTTAA
- the typA gene encoding translational GTPase TypA: protein MQKIRNIAIIAHVDHGKTTLVDKILHSCSIFRDNEQTGDLILDNNDLERERGITIVSKNVSVQYKDVKINIIDTPGHADFGGEVERVLKMADGVLLLCDAFEGAMPQTRFVTQKALALGLKPIVVVNKVDKENCRPEEVYEQIFELFFNLEATEEQLDFPVIYGSSKQGWMSTDWKVPTTDIFALLDAVVANIPPAPINDGTLQMQITSLDYSSFVGRIAIGRVHRGTIKENQPVTLIKRDGKIVKSRVKELYTFEGLGKIRTTEVSSGDICAVVGIDGFDIGDTISDFDAPEQLPVISIDEPTMNMLFTINNSPFFGKEGKLVTSQRIKERLYKEMEKNLALKVIETPSPDSWLVYGRGILHLSVLIETMRREGYEIQVGQPQVIVKEIDGKKCEPIETLIVDVPGEVSGKVIELVTQRKGELLIMEPKGDLQHLEFEIPSRGIIGLRNNVLTATAGEAIMAHRFKAYEPWKGTIPGRSNGVLVSMDKGQTTAYSIDKLQDRGRFFVDPGVDVYEGQIMGEHIRDNDLVVNIVKGKALTNMRASGTDDNARIAPAIKFSLEEAMEYIQADEYIEVTPQSMRLRKIFLTEQERKVKGKQFA from the coding sequence ATGCAAAAGATTAGAAATATAGCTATTATAGCACACGTTGACCACGGCAAAACTACTTTGGTTGATAAGATTTTACATTCTTGTTCTATTTTTCGTGACAACGAACAAACAGGAGATTTGATATTGGATAACAACGATTTAGAGCGCGAGCGTGGTATCACGATTGTATCTAAAAACGTATCGGTTCAATACAAAGACGTAAAAATTAATATTATTGACACTCCTGGTCACGCGGATTTCGGCGGTGAGGTAGAGCGTGTTTTGAAAATGGCAGATGGTGTGCTTTTACTTTGCGATGCTTTTGAAGGTGCAATGCCTCAAACGCGTTTCGTAACGCAAAAAGCTTTAGCCCTTGGTTTAAAACCGATTGTGGTGGTAAATAAAGTGGATAAGGAAAACTGTCGCCCGGAAGAGGTTTATGAACAGATTTTCGAATTGTTCTTTAACCTTGAAGCAACAGAAGAGCAATTGGATTTCCCGGTAATTTACGGTTCATCTAAACAAGGATGGATGAGTACCGACTGGAAAGTACCAACTACTGATATTTTCGCTTTATTAGATGCGGTTGTGGCTAACATTCCACCTGCACCAATTAACGATGGTACACTACAGATGCAGATCACTTCGTTAGATTATTCATCTTTCGTAGGTCGTATCGCAATCGGTCGTGTTCACCGTGGTACCATTAAAGAAAACCAACCGGTTACTTTAATTAAACGCGATGGTAAAATCGTAAAATCAAGAGTAAAAGAACTTTATACTTTCGAAGGTTTAGGAAAAATCCGTACCACAGAAGTAAGTTCGGGTGATATTTGTGCTGTTGTAGGTATTGATGGTTTTGATATTGGTGATACAATCTCTGATTTTGATGCACCAGAACAATTGCCGGTTATCAGCATTGATGAGCCAACAATGAACATGTTGTTTACCATTAACAACTCTCCATTTTTTGGTAAAGAAGGTAAATTAGTAACTTCTCAACGTATTAAAGAACGTTTATACAAAGAGATGGAGAAAAATTTGGCTTTAAAGGTTATAGAAACCCCATCTCCAGATTCGTGGTTGGTTTACGGTCGTGGTATTCTCCATTTATCGGTATTAATCGAAACGATGCGTCGTGAAGGTTATGAAATTCAGGTTGGTCAGCCACAGGTTATCGTTAAAGAAATTGATGGTAAAAAATGTGAGCCAATTGAAACGTTAATTGTTGATGTTCCGGGAGAAGTTTCGGGTAAAGTAATCGAATTGGTAACTCAACGTAAAGGTGAGTTGTTGATTATGGAGCCAAAAGGCGATTTACAGCACTTGGAATTCGAAATCCCATCACGTGGTATTATCGGTTTACGTAACAATGTTTTAACTGCTACAGCAGGTGAGGCGATTATGGCACACCGTTTCAAAGCTTACGAGCCTTGGAAAGGTACAATCCCTGGTCGTTCAAACGGTGTATTGGTTTCAATGGATAAAGGTCAAACTACAGCTTATTCAATTGATAAATTGCAAGATAGAGGTCGTTTCTTTGTAGATCCGGGTGTTGATGTTTACGAAGGTCAGATTATGGGAGAGCACATCCGTGATAATGATTTAGTAGTGAATATTGTTAAAGGTAAAGCATTAACAAACATGCGTGCATCTGGTACTGATGATAACGCTCGTATTGCTCCTGCAATTAAATTCTCTTTAGAAGAGGCTATGGAGTATATCCAGGCTGATGAGTATATCGAGGTTACACCGCAAAGCATGCGTTTACGTAAAATCTTCTTAACAGAACAAGAGCGTAAAGTTAAAGGAAAGCAATTCGCTTAG
- a CDS encoding TIGR02117 family protein, producing the protein MNKRFLKYTGRCCIAFIALIGIYFLTAFGCSRITINANPSNAKEVTIYIMTNGVHTDIIIPAVNAQMDWTKQISYQNTLEADSTYQYLAMGWGDKKFYLETPEFSDLKLSNGLRAISGLSTSAMHTTYYKNIQEDASCKKIIISKTQYQQLIDYILNSFKKDEAGHLMNVKSNVHYDIGDAFYEAKGSYSIFKTCNTWANAALKACGQRSCLWTIFDTGIFLKYSDRNTVK; encoded by the coding sequence ATGAACAAAAGGTTTTTAAAATATACAGGCAGGTGCTGTATTGCTTTTATTGCACTGATTGGAATTTACTTTTTAACCGCTTTTGGTTGTTCGCGTATCACCATAAACGCCAATCCATCAAATGCTAAAGAAGTTACCATATACATTATGACTAACGGCGTACACACCGATATCATTATTCCTGCTGTTAACGCACAAATGGACTGGACAAAACAAATCAGTTATCAAAATACGCTGGAAGCCGATAGCACTTATCAATACCTGGCGATGGGTTGGGGCGACAAGAAATTCTACCTGGAAACACCAGAATTTTCAGACCTTAAACTCAGCAATGGGCTAAGAGCCATTTCAGGCTTAAGCACATCTGCTATGCATACTACCTATTACAAAAACATACAGGAAGATGCGAGTTGTAAGAAAATCATAATCAGCAAAACGCAATACCAACAGCTGATTGATTACATTTTAAATAGCTTCAAAAAAGATGAAGCAGGACATTTGATGAATGTAAAATCGAATGTACATTACGATATTGGCGATGCCTTTTATGAAGCAAAAGGGAGTTACAGCATTTTTAAAACCTGCAATACCTGGGCGAATGCAGCACTAAAAGCATGCGGGCAAAGAAGCTGTTTGTGGACGATTTTCGATACCGGGATCTTTCTAAAATATAGCGATAGAAATACCGTGAAATAA